The following coding sequences are from one Triticum aestivum cultivar Chinese Spring chromosome 5A, IWGSC CS RefSeq v2.1, whole genome shotgun sequence window:
- the LOC123106421 gene encoding uncharacterized protein has translation MDTPQKKAGSTGRKIASPCPDAVRLVSQWTLSTGCFFLVIFALDHAFDHFNFQIPCSPSGIFLRCVEPTDAVALANAAAESAGWIGMLWCGAAQTAAAALALHLPCRYRRVRRALAYIARALAIVGHSLHARATVLLYAADPGSLFAVMGWTLIIVFLAVFDLLCFLILMLGREVRTECD, from the exons ATGGACACCCCGCAAAAGAAGGCTGGATCCACGGGCAGGAAGATAGCGTCTCCGTGCCCGGATGCTGTCCGGCTGGTCAGCCAGTGGACACTCTCCACCGGCTGCTTCTTCCTCGTCATCTTCGCACTCGACCACGCTTTCGACCACTTCAATTTCCAAATCCCGTGCAGCCCG TCCGGGATCTTTCTGCGGTGCGTCGAGCCCACGGACGCGGTGGCCCTTGCCAACGCCGCCGCAGAAAGCGCCGGCTGGATCGGGATGCTGTGGTGCGGCGCGGCACAGACGGCCGCGGCCGCGCTGGCTCTGCATCTCCCATGCCGCTACCGCCGGGTCCGCCGTGCCCTCGCCTACATCGCCCGCGCGCTCGCCATCGTCGGCCACAGCCTGCACGCCCGCGCCACCGTCCTCCTCTACGCCGCGGACCCAGGATCCCTCTTCGCCGTGATGGGCTGGACCCTGATCATAGTCTTCTTGGCGGTGTTCGACCTCCTCTGCTTCCTGATCCTCATGCTGGGACGTGAGGTGAGGACTGAGTGCGACTGA